The DNA segment CTGATTCCCCAGCCTGGGGAAGATCGGTTTGCGGGGTCGGGGGCTTGGAAACCGCCGCGGTGTTCCCGTGATCGACCCTGTCTTGGGTAGGGCCCGACTGAGGCGCCGCACCCACGGCCTGTTCCAGAGCTTCTGTTTGGGCAACTTCCCCGGATGGCGAGGGGACCCCCTCTCCTTCCGTCAGTGATGCCATTATCCGCACTTGCGGAATCGACACCGGGCCACCGTACAGCCACCAAAAAATACCCCCTGCAGCCAGCAGGGGCAACAGTGCCAACAACCCCTGCGTACGCCTGCGCGCCGGGCGCAGGGCATGGGTCCTCTCCAGGTGCCGGACCTCGGTGCGCGCTTCCGGTTGTGGGCGGCAGGCTTCATAGGCCGCCAGCACCGGTTCAGAGGGGATGCTCAGCTCCCGGCAGATATTGCGAATATAGCCCCGCGCATAAACCATTTCCGGTTGGCGCTGATAAAGGTCTTCCTCTAAATACTCCAACGCGTTATCGATAATACACAGGCGCTGGGAAAGTTCCCTGCGGGACAGACCGGCGGCCTCGCGCGCTGTGCGCAGCAGATTACCGGGGGAGATGGGGGGCTTTTGTGCACTGGGCGCGGCGTCGCCGCTGTCGCAGTGCGGGGAACTGCTATCCGTCATTACCACTCAACTCCTGATATTTCAGTGTCTCCGCAGAGTACGGATACAGATTCTTCAAGGCAAGCGCGTAACTGCGCTCCTTGTCCCGGTTGCCAAACTGCTTCTCAATGCGGATGCCCAGCCAGAGGGACTGGGGTATCTGGCGGTTGCTCTCGCTATACCGGTCCAGGTACCGCTTGGCGGAAGCGTAATCACCAGCTTCAAACCTCAGCTCCGCCATTTCCAGTAGTGCCCCGGGCATGTCGGCATTCAAAGCCAGCGCTCGCCCATAGGCACTCTCGGCCTCTTCAACCATCCCCAAACGACGCGCAGTGCGACCGTAATTCACCAGAGCG comes from the Microbulbifer sp. MI-G genome and includes:
- a CDS encoding RodZ domain-containing protein; this translates as MTDSSSPHCDSGDAAPSAQKPPISPGNLLRTAREAAGLSRRELSQRLCIIDNALEYLEEDLYQRQPEMVYARGYIRNICRELSIPSEPVLAAYEACRPQPEARTEVRHLERTHALRPARRRTQGLLALLPLLAAGGIFWWLYGGPVSIPQVRIMASLTEGEGVPSPSGEVAQTEALEQAVGAAPQSGPTQDRVDHGNTAAVSKPPTPQTDLPQAGESAPAPSELTALDRSLQGALRLRFDEDAWIEVKDAGGVVLLAGVQEAGTTKFLDGRAPFELMLGNARATHVVYRERTVDSDPVGNRRTRRLIVGN